One window of Aliarcobacter lanthieri genomic DNA carries:
- the purH gene encoding bifunctional phosphoribosylaminoimidazolecarboxamide formyltransferase/IMP cyclohydrolase — MRALISVSDKSGVVNFAKELVKLGYEIISTGGTYSKLKEEGVAVIEANEVTKFPECFEGRVKTLNPYIHGGILHRRDKQSHIDQAKELGVEGIDLVCVNLYPFKATIEKTDDFEEIIENIDIGGPAMVRSAAKNFDSVIIVTDVADYDLVLNNLKNNTNTVDFRRDLMIKAYEHTASYDSMIANYMNRRFNNGFGAKQFIVGSKVFDTRYGENPHQKGALYEFDKQFSNKFKIVKGEPSFNNMGDISGAAKIAAAFGKDKAICIVKHGNPCGFAIKDTLFDSYVEALKCDPVSAFGGVVAVNGTVDKELAEKMNEIFLEVIFAAKFTSEAVAVFEGKKRIKLFEQGTEYLELSNDEIDFKRVDGGFVYQDADKVLDDEVKNSKLMSKRSATEQEIKDMEIAYKIASLTKSNCVVYVKNSAMVAVGMGMTSRVDASKAALRKANDMGLDVTGAVLASEAFFPFRDSIDEAQKAGVKCVIEPGGSIRDDEIIEAANEYGMALYFSGIRHFLH; from the coding sequence ATGAGAGCATTAATTAGTGTAAGTGATAAAAGTGGAGTCGTAAATTTTGCAAAAGAGCTTGTAAAATTAGGTTATGAAATTATTTCAACTGGTGGGACTTATAGTAAGTTAAAAGAAGAAGGTGTTGCAGTTATTGAAGCAAATGAGGTTACAAAGTTTCCAGAGTGTTTTGAAGGAAGAGTAAAAACTCTAAATCCATATATTCATGGTGGGATTTTACACAGAAGAGATAAACAATCACATATAGATCAAGCAAAAGAGTTAGGTGTTGAAGGGATAGATTTAGTTTGTGTAAATTTATATCCATTTAAAGCAACTATTGAAAAAACAGATGATTTTGAAGAAATAATTGAAAATATTGATATTGGTGGACCAGCAATGGTTAGAAGCGCTGCTAAAAATTTTGATTCAGTTATTATTGTTACAGATGTTGCTGATTATGATTTAGTATTGAATAATCTTAAAAATAATACAAATACTGTAGATTTTAGAAGAGATTTAATGATAAAAGCTTATGAACATACGGCTAGTTATGATTCAATGATTGCAAACTATATGAATAGAAGATTTAATAATGGTTTTGGAGCAAAACAATTTATTGTTGGAAGTAAAGTATTTGATACAAGATATGGGGAAAATCCTCATCAAAAAGGTGCTTTATATGAGTTTGATAAACAATTTTCTAATAAATTTAAAATTGTAAAAGGAGAACCTAGTTTCAACAACATGGGAGATATTAGTGGAGCTGCAAAAATAGCTGCTGCTTTTGGAAAAGATAAAGCAATTTGTATAGTAAAACATGGAAATCCATGTGGTTTTGCAATAAAAGATACACTTTTCGATTCTTACGTTGAAGCACTTAAATGTGATCCAGTTTCTGCTTTTGGTGGAGTGGTTGCTGTTAATGGAACTGTTGATAAAGAGTTAGCAGAAAAGATGAATGAAATATTTTTAGAAGTTATTTTTGCAGCAAAATTTACTTCTGAAGCAGTAGCTGTTTTTGAAGGTAAAAAAAGAATTAAACTTTTTGAGCAAGGGACAGAATATCTAGAATTATCAAATGATGAAATTGACTTTAAACGAGTTGATGGTGGATTTGTATATCAAGATGCTGATAAAGTTTTAGATGATGAAGTTAAAAATTCAAAACTTATGTCAAAAAGAAGTGCAACAGAGCAAGAAATAAAAGATATGGAAATAGCATATAAAATAGCAAGTTTAACAAAATCAAATTGTGTAGTTTATGTAAAAAATTCTGCAATGGTTGCTGTTGGTATGGGTATGACTTCTAGAGTTGATGCTTCAAAAGCAGCTTTAAGAAAAGCTAATGATATGGGGCTTGATGTTACTGGAGCAGTATTAGCAAGTGAAGCTTTTTTCCCTTTTAGAGATAGTATTGATGAAGCACAAAAAGCAGGTGTTAAATGTGTAATAGAGCCAGGTGGTAGTATTCGTGATGATGAAATTATCGAAGCTGCAAATGAATATGGTATGGCTTTATATTTTTCAGGTATTAGACATTTCTTACACTAA
- the folE gene encoding GTP cyclohydrolase I FolE, producing MNKELEFENSIKNILEYIGEDVNREGLLDTPKRVRKAFEFMCSGYTQNPKEIIQKALFTSTNDEMVVVKDIEFYSFCEHHMLPIIGKAHVAYIPDGKVVGLSKIPRVVDVFARRLQIQEQMTEQICEALNEYLKPKGVAVMIDARHMCMEMRGVEKICSTTVTSSLRGLFKSDKKTKDEFLSIVSSSFRK from the coding sequence ATGAATAAAGAATTAGAGTTTGAAAATTCAATTAAAAATATTTTAGAATATATTGGAGAAGATGTAAATAGAGAAGGTTTACTTGATACTCCAAAAAGAGTTAGAAAGGCTTTTGAATTTATGTGTAGTGGATATACTCAAAATCCAAAAGAGATTATTCAAAAAGCACTTTTTACATCTACAAATGATGAAATGGTAGTGGTAAAAGATATAGAGTTTTATTCTTTTTGTGAACATCATATGTTGCCTATTATTGGAAAAGCACATGTTGCTTATATTCCAGACGGAAAAGTTGTTGGACTTAGTAAAATTCCAAGAGTTGTAGATGTATTCGCAAGAAGACTTCAAATTCAAGAACAAATGACAGAGCAAATTTGTGAAGCTTTAAATGAATATTTAAAACCAAAAGGTGTTGCAGTTATGATTGATGCAAGACATATGTGTATGGAAATGCGTGGAGTTGAAAAAATATGTTCAACAACAGTAACTTCATCTTTAAGAGGGTTATTTAAAAGTGATAAAAAAACAAAAGATGAGTTTTTATCAATAGTTTCTTCATCTTTTAGAAAATAA
- a CDS encoding L,D-transpeptidase family protein, translating into MLKILVLIFLSINLFANDIFELYRTKGINAVEDKLEKSLKDTGTWEKYLENKNVDFGFYETKKYIIVAQKDNKKITLYEKDKDDFKKVSNDNIIIGEKEGDKFLEGDKRTPEGAYELVQKRTGLDQFYGPFALVTAYPDNFDKSLNKKGHGIWIHGMPLNGEREKFTQGCIALDNDKLEALEKNIDYKKAVLLTTNESFQKAKKSEIALILSTIYKWKDAWKYSKIDEYLSYYSKDFKRADRSDFNSFKTQKTRIFEKNESKTINLFNIDISPYPNSLGKRMYKVIMDEEYFSPTVKFVGKKELFLEIVNNKVQILTED; encoded by the coding sequence TTGTTAAAAATATTAGTTTTAATTTTTCTATCAATAAACCTTTTCGCAAATGATATTTTTGAACTTTATAGAACAAAAGGTATCAATGCTGTAGAAGATAAGTTAGAAAAAAGTTTAAAAGATACTGGTACATGGGAAAAATATCTAGAAAATAAAAATGTAGATTTTGGTTTTTATGAAACTAAAAAATATATAATTGTTGCTCAAAAAGATAATAAAAAAATAACTTTATATGAAAAAGATAAAGATGATTTTAAAAAAGTGTCAAATGACAATATTATCATTGGAGAAAAAGAGGGTGATAAATTTCTTGAAGGAGATAAAAGAACTCCAGAAGGTGCTTATGAGTTAGTTCAAAAAAGAACTGGACTTGATCAATTTTATGGGCCATTTGCTTTGGTTACAGCTTATCCAGATAATTTTGATAAAAGCTTAAATAAAAAAGGGCATGGAATCTGGATTCATGGTATGCCATTAAATGGTGAAAGAGAAAAATTCACACAAGGTTGTATCGCTTTAGATAATGATAAATTAGAAGCTTTAGAAAAAAATATTGATTATAAAAAAGCAGTATTACTTACAACTAATGAATCTTTTCAAAAAGCAAAAAAAAGTGAAATTGCTTTAATCTTAAGTACAATATATAAATGGAAAGATGCATGGAAATATTCAAAAATTGATGAATATTTATCTTATTATTCAAAAGATTTCAAAAGAGCTGATAGAAGTGATTTTAATTCTTTTAAAACACAAAAAACAAGAATTTTTGAGAAAAATGAGTCTAAAACTATTAATTTATTTAATATAGATATATCTCCATATCCAAACTCTTTAGGTAAAAGAATGTATAAAGTTATTATGGATGAAGAATATTTTAGTCCAACAGTTAAATTTGTTGGTAAAAAAGAACTTTTTTTAGAGATAGTTAATAATAAAGTTCAAATTCTAACAGAGGATTAA
- the purL gene encoding phosphoribosylformylglycinamidine synthase subunit PurL, which translates to MQKKEMNIQEIALAHSLTLEEFENIKEILGREPNYVEIGIFSAMWSEHCSYKSSKKYLSGFPTSAPWVIQGPGENAGVIDIGDGYAAVFKMESHNHPSFIEPYQGAATGVGGILRDVFTMGARPVASMNSIRFASIEGNSETAKKHRYLLKGVVAGIGGYGNCMGVPTIGGETTFEECYAGNNLVNAFTLGLAKSDEIFYGRAEGIGNPVIYVGSKTGRDGLGGAVMSSASFTEDSESKRPTVQVGDPFTEKLLLEACLELFKKDLIIGIQDMGAAGLTSSSFEMAGRSGSGMIMHLDKVPAREEGMTPYDFMLSESQERMLICAKKGCEQQIIDIFQKWELDVAVIGEVTNTGNMELFWHGEIVANIPVQPVSEQAPVLDRPVSEPEYLKNIANVSLDKQISNQIAFDELFSDMEVVDKSWIYSQFDSMVQTNTIKRPGSLDCSTIRVKETGRALSMSADCNTRFCYINPQLGAAAAVMESGRNVAMSGAVPKAITDCLNFGNPTNPEVMWQFKESCEGIKNACRTLNTPVIGGNVSLYNETNGVSVFPTPSIAMVGINEDANNVLPSKIQENGNVLYLLGDTYSEFGGSLYLKKMYGKVAGIHPKVDFEKELALWNTVIEANQNKLLKSAKDINLGGVAISLAKMAVVGNIGVEVNISLEDNKDIFSESLSRAIVEVNPKNCESFEKIASKNGVSYVAIGKTGGDKIIINDIYKELNKLSQIYFNRFKEVIQQDQ; encoded by the coding sequence ATGCAAAAAAAAGAGATGAATATTCAAGAAATAGCACTTGCACACTCTTTAACTTTAGAAGAGTTTGAAAATATAAAAGAAATTTTAGGAAGAGAACCAAACTACGTAGAAATTGGTATCTTCTCTGCTATGTGGAGCGAACACTGCTCATATAAATCAAGTAAAAAATATTTAAGTGGTTTTCCAACATCTGCCCCATGGGTTATTCAAGGTCCAGGAGAAAATGCTGGAGTTATAGATATAGGTGATGGATATGCTGCTGTATTTAAAATGGAATCACATAATCACCCAAGTTTTATAGAACCTTATCAAGGAGCCGCAACTGGTGTTGGTGGGATTTTAAGAGACGTATTTACAATGGGTGCTAGACCAGTTGCAAGTATGAATTCTATTAGATTTGCTTCAATTGAAGGAAATAGTGAAACTGCAAAAAAGCATAGATATCTATTAAAAGGAGTTGTTGCAGGAATTGGTGGATATGGAAATTGTATGGGAGTTCCTACAATTGGAGGAGAAACAACTTTTGAAGAGTGCTATGCTGGAAACAATCTTGTAAATGCCTTTACTTTAGGTTTAGCAAAATCAGATGAAATTTTTTATGGACGAGCTGAAGGTATAGGGAATCCTGTTATTTATGTAGGAAGTAAAACTGGACGTGATGGACTAGGTGGAGCTGTTATGAGTTCTGCATCTTTTACAGAAGATAGTGAAAGTAAAAGACCAACAGTTCAAGTAGGAGATCCATTTACTGAAAAATTATTACTTGAAGCTTGTTTAGAACTATTTAAAAAAGATTTAATTATTGGTATCCAAGATATGGGAGCTGCAGGACTTACATCATCTTCTTTTGAAATGGCAGGAAGAAGTGGTTCTGGAATGATTATGCATTTAGATAAAGTTCCAGCACGTGAAGAAGGAATGACTCCTTATGATTTTATGTTAAGTGAATCTCAAGAAAGAATGCTAATTTGTGCTAAAAAAGGTTGTGAACAACAAATAATTGATATTTTCCAAAAATGGGAATTAGATGTTGCTGTTATTGGTGAAGTTACTAATACAGGCAATATGGAGTTATTTTGGCATGGTGAAATAGTTGCAAATATTCCAGTTCAACCTGTATCAGAACAAGCACCAGTTTTAGATAGACCAGTAAGTGAACCAGAATATTTAAAAAATATTGCAAATGTATCTTTAGATAAACAAATTTCAAACCAAATTGCTTTTGATGAACTTTTCTCTGATATGGAAGTTGTAGATAAGTCTTGGATTTATAGTCAATTTGATTCAATGGTACAAACAAATACTATAAAAAGACCAGGAAGTCTTGATTGTTCTACAATTAGAGTTAAAGAAACAGGAAGAGCTTTAAGTATGAGTGCTGATTGTAATACAAGATTTTGTTATATAAATCCACAATTAGGAGCAGCAGCTGCAGTTATGGAAAGTGGAAGAAATGTAGCAATGAGTGGAGCAGTTCCAAAAGCAATTACAGATTGTTTAAATTTTGGGAACCCTACAAATCCAGAAGTTATGTGGCAATTTAAAGAGAGTTGTGAAGGTATAAAAAATGCTTGTAGAACTCTAAATACACCAGTTATTGGTGGAAATGTATCATTGTATAATGAAACAAATGGTGTTAGTGTATTTCCAACTCCTTCAATTGCAATGGTTGGAATAAATGAAGATGCAAATAATGTATTACCTTCTAAAATTCAAGAAAATGGAAATGTTTTATATCTTTTAGGAGATACTTATAGTGAGTTTGGTGGATCTTTATATCTTAAAAAAATGTATGGAAAAGTTGCAGGAATTCACCCAAAAGTTGATTTTGAAAAAGAGTTGGCTTTATGGAATACTGTTATTGAAGCAAATCAAAATAAACTTCTAAAATCTGCAAAAGATATAAATCTTGGAGGAGTTGCTATATCTTTAGCAAAAATGGCTGTTGTTGGAAATATTGGAGTTGAAGTAAATATATCATTAGAAGATAATAAAGATATTTTTAGTGAAAGTTTAAGTAGAGCAATAGTTGAAGTAAACCCAAAAAATTGTGAATCTTTTGAAAAAATAGCTTCTAAAAATGGTGTTTCTTATGTTGCTATTGGAAAAACTGGTGGAGATAAAATCATAATAAATGATATTTACAAAGAACTAAATAAATTAAGTCAAATTTACTTTAATAGATTTAAAGAAGTAATACAACAAGATCAATAA
- the corA gene encoding magnesium/cobalt transporter CorA, producing MINCYVKKENRLSVIEGLDFLDNIEDRKSVIWIDMFLPTLQEVKAVEKIFSIEFPTKQESEEIELSSRYWEENSRIEINSYFLINDKKDPVNETVSFILQEDLLISIRYKKLASFNTSIKKLLASPREYKTGYSIFSQIIDIRIDADADIIENLSKDITNIRKQAFDNEIDKKDILEQMSAFENLNMKIRENLTDKQRILNSLLKSQHVVENREDLQIMIKDIRSLVDHTNFNFERLDYLQNIFVGLLNTEQNKVIKIFTIVNVIFLPPTLVASIYGMNFDIMPELNWDYGYIFSIGIMLLSAITPLIIFKKKGWI from the coding sequence TTGATTAATTGTTATGTAAAGAAAGAGAATAGATTAAGTGTAATAGAAGGCTTAGATTTTTTAGATAATATAGAAGATAGAAAAAGTGTAATTTGGATAGATATGTTTCTTCCTACTTTACAAGAAGTAAAGGCTGTAGAAAAAATATTTAGTATAGAGTTTCCAACAAAACAAGAAAGTGAAGAGATAGAATTAAGTTCTAGATACTGGGAAGAAAATAGTAGAATTGAAATAAATAGTTATTTTTTAATTAATGATAAAAAAGATCCTGTTAATGAGACTGTTTCTTTTATATTACAAGAAGATTTACTTATAAGCATAAGATATAAAAAACTAGCAAGTTTTAATACTTCTATTAAGAAACTTCTTGCAAGTCCAAGAGAATATAAAACTGGATATTCTATATTTTCTCAAATTATAGATATACGAATTGATGCTGATGCTGATATTATAGAAAATCTTAGTAAAGATATTACGAATATTAGAAAACAAGCTTTTGATAATGAAATAGATAAAAAAGATATATTAGAACAGATGTCAGCTTTTGAGAATTTAAATATGAAAATTAGAGAAAATCTTACTGATAAACAAAGAATATTGAATTCTCTTTTAAAATCTCAACATGTAGTTGAAAATAGGGAAGATTTACAAATTATGATAAAAGATATAAGATCTTTAGTTGATCATACAAATTTTAATTTTGAAAGACTTGATTACTTACAAAATATTTTTGTGGGACTTTTAAATACAGAACAAAATAAAGTTATTAAAATATTTACAATTGTAAATGTTATCTTTCTTCCACCAACATTGGTTGCTAGTATATATGGAATGAACTTTGATATTATGCCAGAGCTTAACTGGGATTATGGATATATTTTCTCAATAGGAATTATGCTCCTATCTGCTATTACACCTTTGATAATCTTTAAGAAAAAAGGTTGGATATAA
- a CDS encoding peptidoglycan DD-metalloendopeptidase family protein, translating to MKKILLSIIFLINFLYSAQVEELSWPKGENFLTFLEKNNIPLKLYYDLDKEDKELCSEIQTNNRFYLYTEDDGSFSQVLIPVSLDMQLHIYKDSSNTFRFQTLPINYTESSEMFAIPITESISSDIQKATGDVAISAIINALFSGVDFKKMKKGDFIAVEYKQKTYLGKLHGMPDIKSAMVQINGKSYYRFKNEKDDKYYDENGVGFTKTYLFQIPLTYTRISSPFTNKRYHPVLKRYRAHLGTDFAAPKGRNIYAAADGRVEFVGTQGGYGKTIIINHQNGYKTLYAHQNGFAKGIRSGMNIKKGTHIGYVGTTGLSSGPHLHLGMYKNGVAIDPMKVLKQPKVEGLDSKDKPIFLANVKNTISKFNKEIVNENRTTPRKLDRISDRSTFDIF from the coding sequence ATGAAAAAAATTTTATTATCTATCATATTTCTCATAAATTTTTTATATTCAGCACAAGTTGAAGAATTATCATGGCCAAAAGGTGAGAACTTTTTAACATTTTTAGAAAAAAACAATATCCCTTTAAAATTGTACTATGACTTAGATAAAGAGGATAAAGAACTTTGTAGTGAAATTCAAACAAATAATAGATTTTATTTATATACAGAAGATGATGGAAGTTTTTCACAAGTTTTAATCCCTGTTTCACTTGATATGCAACTTCATATCTATAAAGATTCATCAAATACTTTTAGATTTCAAACCCTACCTATAAATTATACAGAAAGCTCTGAAATGTTTGCTATACCAATTACAGAATCAATTTCTAGTGATATTCAAAAAGCAACTGGTGATGTAGCAATATCAGCAATTATAAATGCTTTATTTTCTGGAGTTGATTTTAAAAAAATGAAAAAAGGTGATTTTATAGCTGTTGAATATAAACAAAAAACATATCTAGGAAAGCTTCATGGAATGCCAGATATTAAATCTGCTATGGTACAAATAAATGGAAAATCATATTACAGATTTAAAAATGAAAAAGATGATAAATACTATGATGAAAATGGAGTTGGATTTACAAAAACTTACCTTTTTCAAATACCTCTAACATATACAAGAATTTCAAGTCCTTTTACAAACAAAAGGTATCATCCTGTTTTAAAGCGATACAGAGCACATTTAGGAACAGATTTTGCAGCTCCTAAAGGAAGAAATATATATGCTGCGGCTGATGGAAGAGTTGAATTTGTTGGAACACAAGGTGGTTATGGGAAAACTATAATTATAAACCATCAAAATGGATATAAAACTCTTTATGCACATCAAAATGGATTTGCAAAAGGTATTAGATCAGGAATGAATATAAAAAAAGGTACTCATATAGGATATGTTGGAACAACAGGGCTTAGTTCTGGACCACATTTACATTTAGGTATGTATAAAAATGGTGTAGCTATTGATCCTATGAAAGTTTTAAAACAACCTAAGGTAGAAGGACTTGATTCAAAAGACAAACCAATATTCTTAGCAAATGTAAAAAATACTATCTCAAAATTCAATAAAGAAATAGTAAATGAAAATAGAACTACACCTAGAAAACTAGATAGAATTTCAGATAGAAGTACTTTTGATATATTCTAA